Proteins from a genomic interval of Pseudoalteromonas sp. MEBiC 03607:
- a CDS encoding acetyl/propionyl/methylcrotonyl-CoA carboxylase subunit alpha, whose translation MTTKSLKKILVANRGEIACRVMRTAKQMGLTTVAVYSDADKHAQHVKLADEAYHIGPAPSKDSYLVADKIIDVAKQAGVDCIHPGYGFLSENSDFALACEKNDIAFIGPPASSIEAMGSKTRAKEIMHQANVPLVPGYYGDNQDTEFLQAEAEKIGYPVLIKAAFGGGGKGMRVVEHAKDFISALEGAKREAKAGFGNDLVLLERYVTKPRHVEVQVFADSHGNCVYLGDRDCSLQRRHQKVIEEAPAPGLSDALRKEMGEAAVRCAQAINYRGAGTVEFLLCGDEFFFMEMNTRLQVEHPVTEMVTGVDLVNWQINIAAGEALPLSQADIQLQGHSFEARIYAEDPSNDFIPCSGHIDALFTPNESEFVRIDTGIAAGDEISPFYDPMIAKLIVHDDNREAALGRLSKALEQFHLAGFSCNVNFLHNLANHPTFQAGAPDTHFIEDQGERLVAKSEQQSVIATVVAAYAYAHQLKGESSSPWQQLTGFMLNSDAKTTIPFVDLNVHAVKTSEGFKINLDGVDYTTSGSVENGLANLVVNGEKVVAHINQTDSHITVMYKAQQTVLELIDKHYISEHESDALPLAAPLNGTVVKHLVEVGSTVAKGDAVVIIEAMKMEYTLNAPHDGVLTSYCFAEGELVSHGDMLAIVEEPEA comes from the coding sequence ATGGGCTTAACAACGGTTGCAGTTTACTCAGATGCAGATAAACATGCTCAGCACGTAAAGCTTGCTGATGAGGCGTATCACATTGGTCCTGCGCCAAGTAAAGATTCGTACTTAGTGGCAGACAAAATCATCGATGTGGCAAAACAAGCTGGTGTTGATTGTATTCACCCGGGTTATGGTTTTTTATCAGAGAACTCTGACTTTGCGCTTGCGTGTGAGAAAAATGATATTGCCTTTATTGGCCCACCAGCATCTAGCATTGAAGCCATGGGCTCAAAAACCCGCGCTAAAGAAATAATGCACCAAGCGAATGTACCTTTAGTACCTGGTTATTATGGTGATAATCAAGATACTGAGTTCTTACAAGCTGAAGCTGAAAAAATTGGTTATCCCGTACTTATTAAAGCGGCCTTTGGTGGCGGTGGTAAAGGTATGCGTGTTGTTGAACACGCAAAAGACTTTATCAGTGCTCTTGAAGGCGCAAAACGTGAAGCAAAAGCCGGCTTTGGTAACGATTTAGTACTGTTAGAGCGCTACGTCACTAAACCTCGCCATGTTGAAGTACAAGTTTTTGCAGATAGCCATGGTAACTGTGTGTACTTAGGCGACCGTGACTGCTCTTTACAGCGTCGTCACCAAAAAGTAATTGAAGAAGCCCCTGCTCCGGGTTTATCTGATGCACTTCGTAAAGAAATGGGTGAAGCTGCGGTACGTTGTGCCCAAGCGATTAATTATCGCGGTGCAGGTACGGTTGAGTTTTTACTTTGTGGTGATGAATTCTTCTTCATGGAAATGAACACCCGTTTGCAGGTAGAGCACCCAGTAACAGAAATGGTTACTGGTGTTGATTTGGTGAATTGGCAAATCAACATTGCGGCAGGTGAAGCATTACCACTTAGCCAAGCAGATATTCAACTGCAAGGTCACAGCTTTGAAGCGCGTATTTATGCTGAAGATCCAAGTAATGACTTTATTCCGTGTTCTGGCCACATTGATGCTCTATTTACACCGAACGAATCTGAATTTGTACGTATAGATACAGGGATTGCAGCGGGTGATGAAATTAGCCCGTTCTACGACCCTATGATTGCTAAGTTAATTGTTCATGACGATAACCGTGAGGCAGCGCTTGGGCGCTTATCAAAAGCACTAGAGCAGTTCCATCTAGCAGGTTTTAGCTGTAACGTTAATTTCTTACATAATCTTGCTAACCACCCTACTTTTCAAGCAGGTGCACCCGATACGCACTTTATTGAAGATCAAGGTGAACGCCTTGTTGCTAAAAGCGAGCAACAATCTGTTATTGCAACTGTTGTGGCAGCCTATGCGTATGCACATCAACTAAAAGGTGAAAGCAGCAGCCCATGGCAACAATTAACAGGCTTTATGCTAAACAGTGACGCTAAAACAACAATTCCGTTTGTTGATTTAAACGTTCATGCTGTTAAGACCTCAGAAGGCTTTAAAATCAACCTAGATGGAGTTGACTATACAACTTCAGGTAGCGTTGAAAATGGCCTTGCGAACTTAGTCGTTAATGGCGAAAAAGTCGTTGCTCATATTAATCAAACAGACTCTCACATCACAGTGATGTACAAAGCTCAACAAACGGTGCTAGAGCTGATTGATAAACACTATATTAGTGAACACGAAAGTGATGCACTACCACTTGCTGCGCCACTCAATGGTACTGTTGTTAAGCATTTGGTTGAGGTGGGTAGTACGGTTGCTAAAGGTGATGCGGTCGTCATTATTGAAGCTATGAAAATGGAATACACACTCAATGCCCCGCATGATGGTGTATTAACGAGCTATTGCTTTGCTGAAGGTGAACTGGTGAGTCACGGTGATATGCTCGCGATCGTTGAAGAGCCGGAGGCGTAA
- a CDS encoding hydroxymethylglutaryl-CoA lyase: MALYPDFVRIVEVGARDGLQNEAAVSTQDKVALINALADAGLKDIEAGAFVSPKWVPQMADSSDVISALNLPNVNLSALTPNLRGAEAAKQVDIQEFAIFTAASEAFCQKNINCSIDESIDRFKDVMAFAKANNIRVRGYVSCVMGCPYQGDVDYNDVLNVSKRLLELGCYEISLGDTIGVGTARKVDELLDLLLQHIDKSKLAVHFHDTYGQALTNIYTALSRGIATVDSAVAGLGGCPYAKGASGNVATEDVVYLLQGLGIEHGIDLERLAKAGWAICSALNKQPVSKVSLALKNTQNN, from the coding sequence ATGGCACTGTACCCTGATTTTGTTCGCATTGTAGAAGTTGGCGCCAGAGACGGTTTGCAAAATGAAGCAGCCGTTAGTACTCAAGATAAAGTCGCTCTTATCAACGCCCTTGCAGATGCTGGCCTTAAAGATATTGAAGCAGGCGCATTTGTGTCACCTAAATGGGTGCCACAAATGGCTGACTCTAGCGATGTAATTAGCGCGTTAAATTTGCCTAATGTTAACTTAAGTGCCCTCACCCCAAATTTACGGGGTGCAGAAGCGGCAAAACAAGTCGACATTCAAGAATTTGCTATCTTTACAGCGGCAAGTGAAGCGTTTTGTCAAAAGAACATTAACTGCTCTATTGATGAAAGTATTGATCGCTTTAAAGATGTGATGGCTTTTGCCAAAGCGAATAACATTCGTGTTAGAGGTTATGTGAGCTGCGTTATGGGTTGCCCATATCAAGGTGATGTCGACTACAATGATGTATTAAACGTCTCAAAGCGATTACTTGAGCTTGGTTGTTACGAAATTAGCCTAGGTGACACCATTGGTGTAGGTACGGCGAGAAAAGTCGATGAGTTATTAGATTTACTCTTGCAACATATTGATAAATCTAAACTCGCTGTACATTTTCACGACACCTACGGGCAAGCGCTCACAAATATTTACACCGCCCTAAGCCGCGGTATAGCAACGGTTGACAGTGCCGTTGCAGGCCTTGGGGGTTGCCCTTATGCCAAAGGGGCGTCAGGAAATGTTGCCACTGAAGATGTAGTTTACTTACTGCAAGGGCTTGGCATAGAGCATGGAATTGATTTAGAAAGACTGGCGAAAGCTGGTTGGGCTATTTGCAGTGCATTAAATAAACAACCTGTCAGCAAGGTATCACTTGCTCTAAAGAACACTCAGAATAATTAA
- a CDS encoding CoA transferase subunit A yields the protein MAGFDKVVSSYEAAMEGLKDGDTIIAGGFGLCGIPEGLISEIKRKQTKNLTVVSNNCGVDDFGLGILLHDKQIKKIIASYVGENALFEKQLLDGEIDVVLTPQGTLAEKMRAGGAGIPAFYTATGYGTPVAEGKEVKEFDGRPYILEESITGEFAIVKAWKADRYGNLVFRHTAMNFNPMAATAGKITVAEVEEIVEPGELEPSQIHTPGIYVNRVIKGDFEKRIERVTTRD from the coding sequence ATGGCCGGTTTCGATAAAGTGGTTTCAAGTTATGAAGCTGCAATGGAAGGTTTAAAAGATGGCGATACTATCATCGCTGGTGGCTTTGGCTTGTGTGGTATTCCTGAGGGACTTATCAGTGAAATTAAGCGTAAACAGACTAAAAATCTAACCGTTGTTTCAAACAACTGCGGTGTTGATGATTTCGGCTTAGGTATTTTACTTCACGATAAGCAAATTAAAAAAATCATCGCGTCTTATGTAGGTGAAAATGCGCTTTTCGAAAAACAACTACTCGATGGCGAAATTGATGTGGTTTTAACACCACAAGGTACACTCGCAGAGAAGATGCGTGCCGGTGGTGCGGGTATTCCTGCGTTTTATACTGCAACAGGATACGGCACTCCGGTTGCAGAAGGTAAAGAAGTTAAAGAATTTGATGGTCGCCCGTATATCTTAGAAGAATCAATTACGGGTGAGTTTGCCATTGTTAAAGCATGGAAAGCCGACCGCTACGGTAATCTTGTATTTCGCCACACAGCTATGAATTTCAACCCGATGGCCGCGACAGCAGGTAAAATTACCGTTGCTGAAGTTGAAGAAATTGTTGAGCCAGGTGAACTTGAGCCAAGCCAAATTCATACCCCAGGTATTTATGTTAATCGCGTGATCAAAGGTGACTTTGAAAAACGCATTGAACGTGTAACAACTCGCGATTAA
- a CDS encoding 3-oxoacid CoA-transferase subunit B produces the protein MALSREQVAMRVAQELQDGYYVNLGIGIPTLVANYVPEGIEVMLQSENGLLGMGAYPTKDQVDADMINAGKETVTAATGAAIFNSADSFAMIRGGHVDLTVLGAFEVDQNGNIASWMIPKKLIKGMGGAMDLVAGAKNIIVTMTHASKHGDSKLLESCTLPLTGVNCVKKIVTDLAVLAVKDGAFHLIERAPGVSVDEIISKTAGKLLVEGDVPEMVF, from the coding sequence ATGGCATTATCACGTGAACAAGTTGCAATGCGTGTTGCACAAGAACTACAAGACGGCTATTACGTAAACCTAGGTATTGGTATCCCTACTCTCGTTGCTAACTATGTACCTGAGGGTATCGAAGTTATGCTGCAGTCTGAGAATGGCCTACTAGGTATGGGGGCGTACCCAACTAAAGACCAAGTTGATGCAGATATGATCAATGCGGGTAAAGAAACCGTGACAGCAGCCACAGGTGCAGCAATATTTAATAGTGCAGATAGTTTTGCCATGATACGGGGTGGTCATGTAGACTTAACAGTATTAGGTGCATTTGAAGTTGACCAGAACGGTAACATCGCATCGTGGATGATCCCAAAGAAGCTAATTAAAGGCATGGGTGGCGCGATGGACCTCGTTGCTGGCGCGAAGAATATTATTGTTACGATGACTCATGCAAGCAAGCATGGTGACTCTAAGTTATTAGAAAGTTGCACTTTACCGCTAACTGGGGTTAACTGTGTAAAGAAAATCGTAACTGATTTGGCCGTACTAGCAGTTAAAGACGGCGCATTTCATCTAATTGAACGCGCTCCGGGCGTGTCAGTAGATGAAATTATTAGCAAAACGGCAGGCAAATTGCTTGTTGAAGGTGATGTTCCAGAGATGGTTTTTTAA
- a CDS encoding LysR family transcriptional regulator gives MQTPIRGLRSFCFAARTLSFKDAANQLYLTPSAVSHQIKQLEEQLGIELFERQTRSIRLTAAGKNFYDSVSPLIKALEKTINEFSQLQENVTISITLPEFFASELLMPKLSEWTSEHPNTNLQLNTLKTRKELTKQSDLSIVLSSSKPHEGVVHELFSLSYTPACNKENWQAWQENPFQALNEVPLILHKARPWAWHQWAEHAGVEDFAPKQIIQVDSMFGVARAAQQGMGIALIPLPISQTWFDEQWLFNFTDMPLKTKDKYYLVQHDPSETNAQLELFIKWMIDTFKHLK, from the coding sequence ATGCAAACACCTATTCGTGGCTTACGCTCATTTTGTTTTGCTGCACGTACTCTTAGTTTTAAAGATGCGGCAAACCAACTTTACCTTACGCCTTCTGCCGTAAGCCATCAGATCAAACAATTAGAAGAACAATTGGGTATTGAACTGTTTGAACGTCAAACACGCTCAATTCGCCTGACAGCTGCAGGGAAGAATTTTTATGACTCTGTGTCACCGCTTATAAAAGCGCTTGAAAAAACCATCAACGAGTTTAGTCAATTACAAGAGAATGTGACTATTAGCATCACACTGCCTGAATTTTTCGCCAGTGAACTTTTAATGCCGAAGCTAAGTGAATGGACTAGTGAACACCCTAATACTAACTTACAGCTTAATACCTTAAAAACGCGTAAAGAGCTGACTAAGCAAAGTGATTTATCGATAGTATTGTCTTCGTCTAAACCGCATGAAGGCGTTGTACATGAGCTGTTTTCGCTATCGTATACACCAGCATGTAATAAAGAAAACTGGCAAGCATGGCAAGAAAACCCATTTCAGGCCTTAAACGAAGTACCTCTTATACTTCACAAAGCGCGTCCTTGGGCTTGGCACCAATGGGCAGAACATGCCGGTGTAGAAGACTTCGCACCAAAGCAAATTATTCAGGTTGATAGTATGTTTGGTGTGGCACGTGCAGCGCAACAGGGTATGGGTATTGCCCTAATCCCCTTACCTATTAGTCAGACTTGGTTTGATGAGCAATGGCTATTTAATTTCACTGATATGCCATTAAAAACCAAAGACAAATACTACTTAGTGCAACATGACCCTAGCGAAACAAATGCACAGCTAGAGCTGTTTATTAAATGGATGATTGATACTTTTAAACATCTAAAATAA
- a CDS encoding DUF1801 domain-containing protein has protein sequence MNKEVKNTFDKYPENARAKLFEIRELVFQIASELGLGEVDETLKWGEPSYSVKTGSPFRIDWKSKSPNNYYLFFNCQIKLVDTFRELYGEKLHFQGNRAIVLCLSTSLPKVIIKSCLMLALTYKQRKGLPLLGM, from the coding sequence ATGAACAAGGAAGTAAAAAACACATTTGATAAATACCCTGAAAATGCCAGAGCTAAGCTCTTCGAGATTCGAGAGCTAGTTTTTCAAATTGCATCTGAATTGGGCCTTGGTGAAGTTGACGAGACACTAAAATGGGGAGAGCCTAGCTACAGTGTAAAAACAGGCAGCCCTTTTCGAATCGACTGGAAGTCAAAGTCACCTAACAATTATTATCTGTTTTTCAACTGCCAAATTAAATTGGTAGATACATTTCGTGAACTATATGGTGAAAAGCTTCATTTTCAAGGGAATAGAGCTATAGTTCTTTGTTTATCAACATCGTTACCAAAAGTAATAATAAAGTCTTGTTTGATGTTAGCTTTAACTTATAAGCAGCGAAAGGGATTACCTCTTTTGGGGATGTGA
- a CDS encoding GNAT family N-acetyltransferase yields MQGYKISTDKTDLDFEVIYGFISKSYWASEIPRQTLETAIANSFCFGVYDSHDYQIGFARLITDKATFAYLADVFIVESHRGKGLSKWLVESIVSHPELQCLRRMVLPTRDAHGLYAQYGFLPIENPEMFMQIWNPNVYHDLEK; encoded by the coding sequence GTGCAAGGATATAAAATCAGCACAGATAAAACTGACCTCGATTTTGAAGTAATTTACGGTTTTATTTCAAAAAGCTATTGGGCGTCCGAAATACCAAGGCAGACGCTAGAAACAGCCATTGCAAACTCATTTTGTTTTGGTGTCTATGATAGCCATGATTATCAAATAGGTTTTGCCCGCCTCATAACAGACAAAGCAACATTTGCCTATCTTGCTGATGTATTCATAGTAGAGAGCCATCGAGGCAAAGGTTTGAGCAAGTGGCTTGTTGAGAGCATAGTCTCTCACCCAGAGCTTCAATGCTTAAGGCGTATGGTATTGCCAACAAGAGATGCGCATGGTTTGTACGCGCAATATGGTTTTCTACCAATTGAAAATCCAGAGATGTTTATGCAAATTTGGAATCCAAATGTTTACCATGATCTAGAAAAGTAA
- a CDS encoding beta-lactamase family protein, producing the protein MKELDYNKLASQFITVLNTKDLDEIEKFVVKNFSPNSLARWEGKGKDRYVGYSMNVALFHGELSVISTELDTSTNRIRHISKVYSKNTDMQHQVVLFFNDDQLQAITGWSIEETPQNQGSKGSLTESQFIEEIKIYTDKLAQRGSFSGTVLLAKNNDILFSAAYGFASRRYDVKNNLETKFQIGSMNKMFTSVAILQLIEAGKVSLDDPLTKFIDKSILGKGDFSKIKIRHLLSHTSGVGNISGYDEIQNKVRSLKDIQHLYTSIDATFEPGTEWRYSNTGMVLLGQVIENVTGENYYDYINENVYKKANMQLSGSYDLDVPVKNTARNYWFSVETGQVTENLMFQSVKGGPAGGGYSTVGDLHKFAMAMQNAQLVSRELSNKALSAKPELNAPNWGYGFSVRSSAGNTTVGHNGSHLGMTARLNMYQEKGYILVVLGNFQSSAWPVVAKVDQLIKRL; encoded by the coding sequence ATGAAAGAGTTAGACTATAACAAATTGGCAAGTCAATTTATTACGGTTTTAAACACTAAAGATTTAGATGAGATCGAAAAGTTTGTAGTAAAGAACTTCTCGCCAAATTCTCTTGCACGCTGGGAGGGTAAAGGTAAAGACCGTTATGTTGGGTATTCGATGAATGTTGCGCTTTTTCATGGAGAGTTGAGTGTTATTTCTACAGAACTTGATACGTCAACTAATCGCATCCGTCATATCAGTAAAGTTTATTCAAAGAATACAGATATGCAGCATCAAGTAGTGTTATTTTTTAATGATGACCAATTACAAGCAATAACAGGGTGGTCTATTGAAGAAACTCCACAAAACCAAGGTTCAAAAGGCTCTTTAACTGAGTCACAATTTATTGAAGAGATCAAAATCTATACTGATAAACTGGCGCAAAGAGGTAGCTTCTCTGGCACGGTATTACTTGCTAAAAATAATGACATTTTGTTCAGCGCTGCATATGGCTTTGCTTCACGTCGCTATGATGTGAAAAATAACTTAGAAACGAAGTTTCAAATTGGCTCAATGAACAAAATGTTTACTAGCGTCGCTATCTTACAGCTAATAGAAGCTGGCAAAGTATCGCTTGATGATCCGCTCACTAAATTTATTGATAAAAGCATTTTAGGGAAAGGTGATTTTAGCAAAATTAAGATTCGACACTTATTAAGTCATACATCAGGGGTAGGTAATATTTCTGGCTATGACGAGATACAAAATAAGGTGCGGTCTCTTAAAGATATCCAACATTTATACACTTCAATTGATGCTACATTTGAACCCGGAACTGAATGGCGTTACAGCAACACGGGTATGGTTCTACTTGGTCAGGTGATTGAGAATGTAACTGGTGAAAATTACTATGATTACATAAATGAAAATGTATATAAAAAAGCTAACATGCAACTAAGCGGAAGTTATGACTTAGATGTGCCTGTCAAAAATACTGCCCGTAATTATTGGTTTTCTGTCGAAACTGGTCAAGTAACTGAAAATTTGATGTTTCAATCGGTAAAAGGGGGACCTGCAGGCGGAGGTTATTCAACTGTAGGCGATTTACACAAATTCGCCATGGCAATGCAAAATGCTCAACTAGTAAGCCGTGAACTCTCTAATAAAGCCTTATCAGCAAAACCTGAACTAAATGCACCAAACTGGGGATATGGTTTCTCTGTGAGAAGTTCAGCAGGGAATACAACTGTTGGTCATAATGGGTCCCATTTAGGCATGACAGCAAGGTTAAATATGTATCAAGAAAAAGGCTATATTTTAGTTGTTTTGGGGAATTTTCAATCTTCAGCATGGCCTGTTGTGGCAAAAGTAGATCAACTCATAAAGCGTTTGTAA
- a CDS encoding winged helix-turn-helix domain-containing protein, whose protein sequence is MSESKLSKQFFLNDSLVNFETGEIQTDGKVVVVEPKVMALLEVFSQKPHQVLSAEMLFANVWPQAIFSPNSVRRNIALLRQALSDEEKHIIKTHPKRGYSLEAEIRFHDEKTSTPLAKIHQIKNTKIALLIIPALFIIIFLFNFLNEDKQISLEDLKPITASNEKERYLQVSPDGRFMAYIQNTNRPNKRRLLIKDLLLNSYKELSTDLKAFTYLAWDTDTNTLVYSFQDEGSISFNRLQLDTEANVISEEKLFSRTDITWNSLFFIDEQENLFYLANQNSSEHSRNVSLYRHNLITGHSYEILQPNDDFKPYKLALSPNQKQLAIIGFNEDAISEVKLLNLSSFNLESVVEIDHNWHFMTWFNDGDSLLLSNGSELKQLELNGQLTTLNFKSYNFLIYPQIVKDKLYFIEAKSDQDILISALDSLSTPIKIVNSNTIDKEAALSPDEKLIAYMSMKNGLPQLFIKHIETEEEQLLFVNTEQEYALSKPIWDPSGTRIASSINNKPFLIKLEEDQFAIEWLNGIIGYPIGWYKQSDAILFVDKNTHNDEIVKFDLVTDEIMSLKTQLKDKDIFLNDNDELLSFSIGQVITASGTNLFDNTHFISSIYPIKNGFYFQYKENDSRTMNFYDYELGVQNLSIDFEKFCADLCSQITAISGNTILLKEQTDTADILVLNITLNK, encoded by the coding sequence TTGAGTGAAAGTAAATTATCAAAACAATTTTTTCTTAATGACTCTTTGGTTAATTTTGAGACTGGCGAAATTCAAACAGATGGTAAAGTTGTTGTTGTAGAGCCTAAGGTGATGGCACTTCTTGAAGTATTTTCGCAAAAACCACATCAAGTGTTATCAGCCGAAATGCTTTTTGCTAATGTTTGGCCACAAGCTATTTTCAGTCCTAATTCAGTTCGCAGAAATATTGCTTTGTTAAGACAAGCGTTATCCGATGAAGAAAAGCACATTATAAAAACACACCCAAAGCGGGGCTATAGTCTCGAGGCTGAAATACGTTTTCATGATGAAAAAACGAGCACTCCATTAGCAAAAATACATCAGATAAAAAATACAAAAATAGCACTCTTAATTATCCCTGCTTTGTTTATCATTATCTTCCTTTTCAATTTCCTTAACGAAGATAAACAGATTTCTTTAGAAGATCTTAAGCCTATTACTGCAAGCAATGAAAAAGAGCGTTACCTACAAGTTAGTCCTGATGGGCGTTTTATGGCTTACATACAAAATACCAATCGTCCTAATAAGCGAAGGCTTTTAATCAAAGATTTACTATTAAATTCATATAAAGAATTAAGTACAGACTTAAAAGCGTTCACCTACCTTGCATGGGATACAGATACAAATACGCTTGTATATTCGTTTCAAGATGAAGGGAGTATTTCATTCAATCGACTGCAATTAGATACAGAAGCGAACGTGATCAGCGAAGAAAAACTCTTTTCTCGTACAGATATAACCTGGAACAGCTTGTTTTTTATAGATGAACAAGAAAACCTTTTCTATTTAGCAAATCAAAACAGTTCCGAACACAGCCGTAATGTAAGCCTATATCGACATAACTTGATTACTGGCCATTCTTACGAAATTCTTCAACCAAATGATGATTTCAAGCCCTACAAGCTCGCTTTATCACCTAACCAGAAACAATTAGCGATAATTGGCTTCAATGAAGATGCAATCTCGGAGGTAAAACTATTAAATTTATCGAGTTTTAACCTTGAATCAGTCGTTGAAATTGATCATAACTGGCACTTTATGACTTGGTTTAACGATGGTGACTCTTTGTTATTGAGTAATGGCAGTGAGTTAAAACAACTTGAATTAAACGGCCAATTAACGACTCTTAATTTTAAAAGCTATAACTTTTTGATTTATCCACAAATCGTTAAGGACAAACTGTATTTTATTGAGGCTAAGTCTGATCAAGATATTTTGATTAGCGCTTTAGATTCACTCTCTACTCCTATAAAAATCGTAAACTCTAATACCATTGATAAAGAAGCTGCACTTTCACCTGATGAAAAACTCATCGCCTACATGTCAATGAAAAATGGACTTCCACAACTTTTTATTAAACATATTGAGACTGAGGAAGAACAATTATTATTCGTTAACACTGAGCAAGAATATGCTTTATCAAAACCAATATGGGACCCCTCTGGAACACGTATCGCAAGCAGTATAAATAACAAACCATTTCTTATTAAGCTAGAGGAAGACCAGTTCGCAATCGAATGGTTAAATGGAATCATTGGGTATCCAATCGGGTGGTATAAACAGTCAGATGCTATTTTGTTTGTTGATAAGAACACTCACAATGATGAAATAGTTAAATTTGATTTAGTTACTGACGAAATAATGTCATTAAAAACGCAATTGAAAGATAAAGATATTTTTTTAAATGATAACGACGAATTACTGAGTTTTTCAATTGGCCAAGTAATCACTGCTTCTGGTACCAATCTATTTGATAATACGCATTTTATTTCAAGCATTTACCCTATTAAAAATGGCTTCTATTTTCAATACAAAGAAAACGACTCAAGGACAATGAATTTTTACGATTATGAACTAGGTGTTCAAAATTTAAGTATTGATTTTGAAAAGTTTTGTGCGGATTTATGTAGTCAAATAACTGCTATAAGCGGTAATACTATCTTACTCAAAGAACAAACTGATACAGCAGATATTTTAGTTTTGAATATTACATTAAATAAATAG
- the msrA gene encoding peptide-methionine (S)-S-oxide reductase MsrA: protein MNHTTAQEMPDNATGHIETIVLGSGCFWGAEKRYEALDGVLDAVSGYADGSGFKATYRNITRSARRFDENNYAEVVKVTYNSNQLTTEQLLKYYFENHDPTQLNRQGNDIGTQYRSTILASNNQQIEVANKLKDEYQGKLTAAGYGKIVTIIKPLDSFYAAEEYHQDYLKKNPNGYCPDHSTGVVFTPVEKQQVDNTALLTNKQIVVIDAKGYCPYCEKFKNEVANNYQGTIPMTFRHADQLDGLKIKTPTWATPTLLFIENGEEVYGRQGYVSKDEFYKALGAFKLGDSEAFRVAFHARTDSPFCKQYDIFKNTPDGIFVDKLSGAPLFDTRDRFNSGTGWLSFTHPVKDSVTMHEDNSYGMQRIELKSKSSGIHLGHLFPGEGPRGKDRYCINATVLDFVPRDQI, encoded by the coding sequence ATGAACCATACAACAGCGCAAGAGATGCCAGACAACGCAACCGGACATATTGAAACAATTGTGCTTGGTTCTGGTTGCTTTTGGGGAGCCGAAAAACGATACGAAGCACTTGATGGTGTTTTAGATGCGGTATCTGGTTATGCTGACGGTAGCGGTTTTAAAGCAACCTATAGAAACATAACACGTAGCGCACGTCGATTTGATGAAAATAACTACGCAGAAGTTGTTAAAGTGACTTACAACAGTAATCAGTTAACGACAGAACAATTATTAAAATACTATTTCGAAAATCATGATCCAACTCAGTTAAATCGCCAAGGCAATGATATTGGCACTCAATACCGCTCAACAATTTTGGCAAGTAATAATCAGCAAATTGAGGTTGCTAATAAACTTAAAGATGAATACCAAGGTAAGTTAACCGCAGCAGGGTACGGCAAGATTGTTACTATTATAAAACCTCTCGATTCGTTTTATGCGGCAGAGGAATATCATCAAGATTATTTAAAGAAAAACCCTAATGGCTATTGTCCTGATCACTCAACAGGGGTTGTTTTTACGCCAGTAGAAAAACAGCAAGTTGATAACACGGCCTTATTAACCAATAAGCAAATTGTCGTGATAGATGCTAAAGGCTATTGCCCTTATTGTGAAAAATTTAAAAATGAGGTCGCAAATAATTATCAAGGCACAATTCCAATGACTTTTCGCCATGCAGATCAGCTTGATGGCTTAAAAATTAAAACCCCAACATGGGCGACACCCACACTCTTATTTATTGAAAATGGCGAAGAAGTGTATGGGAGACAAGGTTATGTGAGTAAAGATGAGTTTTATAAAGCCTTAGGCGCATTTAAACTAGGTGATAGTGAAGCATTCAGAGTTGCATTCCATGCCAGAACAGATAGCCCATTTTGTAAACAATACGATATCTTTAAAAACACACCGGATGGTATTTTTGTTGATAAGCTAAGTGGTGCGCCATTATTCGATACTCGTGATAGGTTTAATTCGGGAACCGGTTGGCTTTCATTTACTCACCCGGTAAAAGACAGTGTGACCATGCATGAAGACAACAGTTATGGCATGCAGCGCATTGAGCTTAAATCTAAAAGCTCAGGTATTCACTTAGGACACTTATTCCCGGGGGAAGGGCCAAGAGGTAAAGATAGATACTGCATTAATGCGACGGTGCTTGATTTTGTGCCACGTGACCAAATTTAA